The stretch of DNA CGGGCAGCAGGCGTACGGACAGCAGGCATACGGACAGCAGGCGTACGGACAGCAGGCGTACGGACAGCAGGTATATGGGCAGCAGGCATACGGACAACAGACGTATGGGCAGCAGGCGTACGGGCAGGCATCAttcgtgcagcagcagcagcagccacagacGCAGTATCAACCACAACGGCAAGACAAGGCGTCGATCATGGCATTGTACGGGCAGCCGTACCAGATGCCCCAGAGGGCTGCGACATCGGATGCAAACGCACCGGCGCACCCCGCCACGATACCCGAGGACCGGGCGGTGTATACAcagtcggccgccgctccgccgctgcctACGTCCGTGCCGGCGCGAAGTGCTTCGCTCCCGGTAGCCGGAGGCACCAACCCTTTTATGAGCAACGGTGCGGCCCCTGCTGCACCAGATCCTTTTTTTACGTCGAGCCGGCATATTAGCAGGGAGAGCATGAACCtgggcatggacatggcATGGACCAACGGCCGGCATAGCCCCGACGCATTTGCAAGCCTGAGCGCTCGACATGTATGATGGAATGTTACGGACGGCCACGAAGATGGTAAATTCGTGTAATTGCATCGCGTAGCTGGTAATGTATGATACCTCCAAAGTCGAAGTCGCGTTGCACGACAGCTCCGTTGACCGTCGGGGCTTGTGTGCACATATCTTGGCAACACGGCTGTCACGACAGTGTAGTGCGGTCACACACAACCTACCTGTTTGCTCGATATGCATagacgccggccggcaggcTGGGCAGCCGAGCTCCCCACGCCTGGATCGGAGATGCGTGCCTGCGGTGAGACGCTGGCGTTTTGTCGTTTACGTGTGAGGGTAAGAGAGCCACCGTGTATCATGTTGCACTGACTGCAACTGTAAATGTAACTGTAACTGCGAAGTATAGCGCCACATGATGCTGACAGCTGTTGTTCTCGGCGACACGGCAGCGAGGACGGAGCGCAGCATGACGGCAACCGAGCAATGCATGTCCCGGCAGGGATTGGGTAAGTGACCGGGAGAGCGGCCTGGGTGAACGACCGCGACTGGGCCCGTTCCCGCATGTCTCCAACAAGTCAATGCCAAACTGCCGATGCGCTCCTAGAGGCTTTCGGATGGGGTCAGCGGTGCCGTCGCACGGCGCCCCGGGGCCCCGCCTGCCAGACGTGAGGACGTCCATCCATAGGTTTGCGCCTTTACGCCCGACAGGGACGGGCCAAcagcggcggcctcgagcgtTTCTTGGAGGAGCGCCTCTCGCGCCTCTCGCTTGGCGCACGAGGGGGAAACGAGGCCGGGCGAAAGACAGTGCAAGTGTGGGCGTCTCGGACTGTGCGGCAGAGCGCCAGATCGCGGACGACGGAGTGGCCCCCGGGGTGCGCCCGGTGGTGGCGCATACAGTGCGTCAGGCCGCCCGTTGGCATTGCTGGCACTGGTGGCGTGCTTGGCAACCCCCAAGGCCCCCGCTTCCTCCGCCGCACCCGGGCAAGCGTCGCCACTTATTGGGTGTGACTCTCCTCTCCTACGAAGTCCCCGTGTCTCAGCTGACTTGGTAGGTCTGAGCCGTTTTCTTTCCCTTCCCACCGCCTTCGTCGCCTACCACTCACGCCAGTTTCCTCCCTCGCACCTCACTATCGTCAATCGCACACGCTGCCCGCACATAAGAAGCCCGCTTCGCGCACTCCTCACCCGTTTCCGACCTCGGCTCCGACGCTCAATCAGCAACAGCTCTGTACCGCTGCGTTCCAGAAAAATAAAAAACTTCTctcgcgccctcgccaaaCACGCATCCCGTTCACGCCTGTTCGCCGTCGCCTACTTCTCCACTTCGAGCCGTCGCCacccccgtccgtcctcgaCAAATTCCTTTTCAAGACAGCAACCGTGGAACATCGATAACAATGGCGCCCCTGAGTAACCAGAATTTTAATTGTAGTAGTAACTATGGCGAGGACGTAGCCTCCAAGGTCAACGTCCTTGCCTCCTGCTACATTGTCGACTCGGCCGCCCACCTCAAGGGCCTCCACTACTGCACTACGGGGGTTGCAGGtatgccgcgccgcctctaCGCGGACCGTCTCGGTCTCGTTGAGCCAAATTGCTAACTTGCTCGCAGGGGCGGAGTGGTATTCCTGAGGTCCCTACCTCAGGactcccctccccaccaacaagcccccccctcgccgcgctgacCTCGTCCAACGAGCTCGCCCTCTTGCCCAAGAAcaacggcggcaagaagcgcgACAatccgggccgccgcccggggcgacgagggggggCAGCACTCGCGATCAGGGAAGAATGTGAGAGATTCTTTTGCGAGCCCATGAAGACCGTGTTCCGAGGTGAGAGGAACCTGTCGATGTATGGCTCCGGCCTGTCAGGTGCTTATATgcaaacgccgccgccagaggaCCGCATCGCGGACGCCCTCCAGCGCCAGACCGCcgatctcgccgcccgcgggtTCGAGATCGACGCCTGGATGGAGGTCTGGGACtatgctggcggcgcgagctTCCGCGCCTTTGTtgcggacgacggcaaggagaagTCTTTGttcgtcttcttcgacgTTGAAGGTGCCATGGGGCGAGACCTCAAGAAAGCGTCAGTCACACCATGACCTCCATAGCGATCCTTGTCACTGACGTCGTGTAGCCTCATGGCTCTCAttgagctcgccgacggccccTTGGACTGTGCACACCTCGTCACCTGCATCGACCGCCGCATGCCCGCTGACGAGGCACTCGCGCTTTCCAAGAGCCTGCAGTGGGTCGGCTTCGAAATGACCACACTCGACCACTGGGCTGGCGACCTAGATGTCACCAGCAAGAAATGGGTATTCATGGGCATGGAGCTGTAAGATTGCTCGCTGTTGTCCGTCTCCAATCGCTTCATCTCTGTACTGCGCGCAAAAAGGCGAGGCGTTTGAAAGCTTTGAGAGAGATATGCTCGTTTTCTCCTCTTCTCTTTTTTTGTGCAATGCCAGGCTCTGTATCAGTGGCACCAGATTTTTAACGGCGATTAATGCTCTTTTTCTTCTGGATCACAGGACAGTCTGGCGTTTTGATTTTCTGCTCCGCTTGCGTATTCTTTTCACTTCCATCACCATTGTGCATCAGTCGACGGGGCGCTCTGCTCCCCTGAAGTCACTGGCGTTGGCAGTCATTGCCTGGTAGTCATAGTCTAGGCTCGGGGCAAGACAAAGGTATTATCATGGACGGCAGTTGCACCATGCGGCAGTCACTTGCGATCGCTTCAGGAGAAAGTAGTCAAGAAATTGAGGATATCCGTCGATGGTAATGAGAACATCTTCCAAATGTGACTGCCCGGCTCCTCCCCATCTACTAACTTTTAAGTCGTGGTATCCAAATCGCTCTCGAACTGTCGTACAAGCAGCCCCTTTTCCTTCAAGTGGTCCTTGACCTGCTTGACCGTGTACTCTCCGCGGTGGAACATGCCCGCACCGAGCGcggcgtccgtcgtcgtcttgtcaAACACCTCCTCGAAGTGGCCTGGGTTGCCGGCTCCGCTAGAGGCGATGACGGGgatcttgacggcggccttgacctgGTTGATGAGCTCAAGGTCGAAGCCGCTGTTGGAGCCGTCCTTGTCGATGCAgttgaggagcagctcgccgcagcccatggcctcgacagcctgcgcgagctcgacgacgtccatGTCGCGCGTCTCTCGGCCTCCTTTGATGGTGCAGGCGTACCAGCAATACGCCTCGCCCTTGGGCCCGGGGAAGCGCGTCTCGACAACGCTGTGGCGCGTGGCATCGAGTTTGGGGACGTAGACGCGTTTGGGGTcgatgctgacgacgacggcctggttGCCGTAGGCGCGCGAGATCTGCTCGATGGCTGTGTTGCCGAAGAGCTTACGACCCAGCGAGTAGTactcctcggcggcgatgacggcgtcggaGCCGATGGAGACTTTGTCGGCGCCCGACTTGAAGTACATGGTGGCGATCTCGAGCGCCGAGACCTTGGTGCCGTCCGTGTCGACCGTGTCgcggatgccgccgccgatggtcAGGGGCACGAAGACGGTCTGCGACGTCTGGCGGAGGACCTCGAGCATgggcaggtcggcgacggggcagTCGCGGAACGACGTGATGTTGAGGAAGgtgacctcgtcggcgccgtcctcgtaGTAGCGCTTGGCCAtctcgacgggcttgcccAGGTTGCGGACGTTGCGGTCGTCCGACTTTTCGCGGACGTCATACTGGTCGCCCTTGGTCACGACGAGGTCACCCTGGTCGTTGGTCCGCACGTCGAGGCAGGCAATGACACGGCGGGTGAGGCCGTCCCTGAAGTCTGGCGTCGAGCCGCCGTCCAGTGTcgtgccgtcgacggccttgcccagcgaggcgacgccgctACCGGTCAAAAAGGCACGGAGGGTCCGCAGGCCGGCCACTCCGGACTTTTCGGGGTGAAACTGCGTGGCGTAGATATTAcccttggcgacggcgccgacaaaCGTCTCGGAGCCGTACGTGCCGGTCGCGACGGTCCAGCCCTGCGACTCGAGCCCGCCCTTGACGTACGGCAGCTTGTACGAGTGGACGTAGTAGTACTTGGACTCTGGCGACAGGCCATACATGGGCAGCCCGCCCGTGTTGGCGCTGTTCCAGCCGATGTGAGGGACCGACTTGGCCGAGTCATCGAAGCGGTCGAGCGAGCCCTTGATGACTCCGAGACCGGGCACGTCGGGGTCCTCAACGGAGCCCTCAAACAGCGCCTGCAGGCCGACGCAGACACCCATAAACGGCTTGCCATCTTCAATGTGTTTCCTGATGGCCGGGAGGTAGCCCGCCTGCGAGAGCTGCGACAGACAGTGGCCGAAGTGGCCGACACCGGGCAGGATCAGTTTCTGCAGGGTAAGTCAGCAGAATGACCAAGGGCGCTTGCTCATCTTGTGTGCAAGTGCGACGGTTTTCTTTGAGGAATCGACGAACCTCTGCCCTGGGGACATCCTCTGGCGACCGGACCCAGTCTACCTGATAgccgagcttctcgatgGCGTTGACCAGACTCCTGATGTTGCCGGCGACATAGTCCAGCAAGTGAACGGTGGGCATCTTTGCCCTGACCCGTTCTGGGAACGCCGGGgacgcggtggtggtgcaaaTGTAGTCGGGAGAAACGGGCCAAATACCGGCCAGCAGACAAGCAGTATCCTGAAGAAGGGTTGAGGCGTTTCGGGGTGTATAACACAGACGCTGAACAGAAGGCGAGCGACGGTTAAGGATCAAGTGAGTCAAGAAATGCAGCTGCCCTGCGCCTTGAATTGCGTAGCGCTGCCGGCCAGATCCAGATAGTGGAGGGGTCCAATGGCGGGGCTTACGCCCAGCGCAATACCCTCCCTATCGATAAGGGCCCTTGCGCTAGGCCGTTCTCGCTTCGCCCAATTGGTGCGACTTCTTCCAAGCTCGCCGCTGCAAAGTCACAAACGCGCTCATCAGCGCGTCTGCTACCTCAAGCTATCCCTTGCCTACGTTGATCCTAGTTCAGCTGTCTTCCTGGAGGCACAGCAGGAAATACCTACTCCAATCGTAGGTGTCTCATGCCTCTCAGAATGAGGGGAGCGGAAAGCCACCGGGGCATTTCATTGAGAAGGTCCACGATGCACCGTCCAAGCCTGCTACTGACATCGTCTCTGGTCTGAGCACATCCTTCAAAATGGCGTTACCACACTCGACCATCGACTCTACGGCAAAGCGCATCTTCACACCAGACGAACCGGGCGCCCTCAGCCTTGACGAGGTGCTCAAACAAGTCGCccaggatgacgaggatgaatGGGAGTACGAGTATTCTACCACCGAAACGGAGGttgtcgccctcgagacTCGCGTATGTTCAGAGCTGAAAGGCTGATGATACCTTATGCAGACGTATTACCTCGCACTTGACCTGTCGTATCCAGAGTTCAAGGAGCGCACCGCCAAAGTAGCCCACCACAGCCGCGGTGGCTACTATAAGAATTGGCTGGACCAGACCGCAGCGGGGCCCAGCGTTCAAATCACGCGAGACAGGTCGAATAAGGACCATGgccttggtgatggcgacagtgacgacgaagccgggCGAGGAAACGACGGTGAAGATGATGATaatgacgacggcgacaacgtcgtcgatgacgaagTGCCTGTGGATCCCCAACTCACGGCTGCCAAGGGCAAAGGTGTAGACGCTGGGGACCACGCGCCTGAAACTCCCAAACCATCCGACAGACAGGAAAGCAAAGATCGTGACGCCGCTGCAGAAGTGGTCGCC from Purpureocillium takamizusanense chromosome 6, complete sequence encodes:
- a CDS encoding uncharacterized protein (COG:S~EggNog:ENOG503P3KF), with product MKTVFRGERNLSMYGSGLSGAYMQTPPPEDRIADALQRQTADLAARGFEIDAWMEVWDYAGGASFRAFVADDGKEKSLFVFFDVEGAMGRDLKKALMALIELADGPLDCAHLVTCIDRRMPADEALALSKSLQWVGFEMTTLDHWAGDLDVTSKKWVFMGMEL
- the HIS7 gene encoding dCMP deaminase (COG:E~EggNog:ENOG503NUBP~MEROPS:MER0065588~BUSCO:EOG09261NLY), encoding MPTVHLLDYVAGNIRSLVNAIEKLGYQVDWVRSPEDVPRAEKLILPGVGHFGHCLSQLSQAGYLPAIRKHIEDGKPFMGVCVGLQALFEGSVEDPDVPGLGVIKGSLDRFDDSAKSVPHIGWNSANTGGLPMYGLSPESKYYYVHSYKLPYVKGGLESQGWTVATGTYGSETFVGAVAKGNIYATQFHPEKSGVAGLRTLRAFLTGSGVASLGKAVDGTTLDGGSTPDFRDGLTRRVIACLDVRTNDQGDLVVTKGDQYDVREKSDDRNVRNLGKPVEMAKRYYEDGADEVTFLNITSFRDCPVADLPMLEVLRQTSQTVFVPLTIGGGIRDTVDTDGTKVSALEIATMYFKSGADKVSIGSDAVIAAEEYYSLGRKLFGNTAIEQISRAYGNQAVVVSIDPKRVYVPKLDATRHSVVETRFPGPKGEAYCWYACTIKGGRETRDMDVVELAQAVEAMGCGELLLNCIDKDGSNSGFDLELINQVKAAVKIPVIASSGAGNPGHFEEVFDKTTTDAALGAGMFHRGEYTVKQVKDHLKEKGLLVRQFESDLDTTT